The genome window AAAGTGTTGGCCGCGCCTTCGGGCTAGAACCTCCTGAACGATTCACAACAGGAGGAAACACATGACCAGTACGAACATTTCCCTCAATCCCATCGGCCGCGTCCTGTCGGACGGCGAGTTCTGGAACATCCACATTGACGAGGCCTACAGGAAGGGGCTGGACAAGATGGATCAGTTCAGCCATTTCCTGGTGCTCTGGTGGGCCAGCGCACACGACAATCCGGACAGCCGCGCCATGCTGCACACGCCGCTGCCCTATGCCCCGGGCCTTGAGGCGGGCGTGTTCGCCTGCCGCTCCGAGTTCCGGCCCAACCCCATAGGCGTGACCGTGTGCCAGTGCCTGGACCTGGATATGGAAAATGGGGTTATCCGGGTGCCGTACATGGACGCCTTTGACGGCACGCCCGTGCTGGACCTGAAACCGTATTTTCCGGTTTCGGAACGGGTGCGCGAGGCCCGGGTGCCGCAGTGGGTGGAAACCTGGCCCCAGTGGTACGAGGAGGCCTACAAGCTGGCCGATATGTTTGCAGAGTGCGGAGAGTAACTTGCTGTAATTATGAATGATTGATTAAAAATGGCCCGCATTGCGCGGGCCGTCGTCGTTCTCACTGTTTCTGGAAATACTCGTCGATGAACTGCTGGTATGCCCCGTCCTGTTTCATCTGGCGCAGGGTTTCATCGAACCTGCAGGCAAGGGCCTTCAGGTTGCGGACCTTGCTGAAGGCCAGGTAGCTGGGCACATCCTCGATGCTGGGTTCCAGTTCGCGGACCTGGGTTTGCTTTTCCATGATCCGCAATATGTCCCATGCGCCGTAACGGTTGCTGACCAGGATGTCGAAGCGCCCGGCCAGGAGCTTGGACATGTTCTGCTGCCCGGTGGTCGATTGATCCATGTTTTTCAGGGTGCCGTCCGAGGTGGCCTTGTCAAAGTCCTCCCCATAGCTGACCCCGCGCACCATGCCGAAACGATACCGGGCCAGGTCGGCCAGGTTGCCGTTGAATTCGATGGGGCTGTTCGCGCGCACGAACAGCGAGGTGGTCTGGGGCATGAGCACCTCCTCGCAGTAGTCCAGGAATTCGAGACGCTCCCTGGTCCGGAAGGCGGTGAAAATGCCGTCCGCCTCGCCCTCGCGCACCCGTTCCAGGGCGCGCGGCCAGGGCAGCAGGGTGATCTTCACGGTGTGCCCCATGCGCCGGAAGGCCTCGCGCACGATCTCCACGGCAATGCCCCGCACCTCGAGGCCATGCTGGAATTCGTAGGGCGGATATTCCAGGGTGGTCAGCTGGTACTCCTCGGCCCGGACCGGGAGAGCGGTCAGAAGCAGGCACAGACACAGGGCGGCCGGAATTGCTTTTAGCGACATGGGCGTTCTCCGCATGGAATTTCAGTGGTTTCCCTTTCCCTGAATAGGGCATTGGATGCAAAGAAGCGATGATATTTCCACTTTGGAAGTTTTTGTGGAAGCAGTGGAGAAATTTTAATTAATTATTTTTTAATATTTTACAATTTCGCAGAATTATTGAAGGTCAAACGTCCGTTTGGCCGCACTTAATACCGTTTTGGAATGGACAATGACCAAAATGTAATATAGTGAACACATTATTCCGTTTTGTTGAAACTGTTGTTGCAAGTTTTTACGAATCAACAGGGCGGGTGAGGGTCCGCCCCGAAAAGAGAGAGGAAATACACATGCAAAACCGTGAAACCTGGGGGTCGCGGGCTGGATTTATCCTGGCCGCGGTCGGTTCCGCCATTGGTTTGGGGAACATCTGGCGTTTTCCGTACATGGCCTATGAAAACGGCGGGGGCGCGTTCCTGCTGCCTTACTTCATCGCCATGCTCGCCGCCGGTATCCCGTTCATGATCCTTGAGTTCGGCCTCGGCCACAAATTCAAGGGTTCCGCGCCCAAGATTTTTTCCACCATTTCCAGCAAGATGGAGTGGCTTGGCTGGTTCCAGGTCATTGTCTGTTTCATCATCGCCACCTATTACGTGGCGGTCATCGGCTGGTCCATGCAATACTTCCTGCTGTCCTTCACCCAGGGCTGGGGGGCAACGCCTTCGGACTTCTTCTTCAAGGATTTCCTGGGCCTGAGCAGCGGTCCCATGAACCTGGGCGAACTGCAGATGCCCATCTTCCTCGCCGTGGTCGTGGCCTGGGGCGTCGCCTACTTCGCCATCTTCACCGGCATCCGCGGCGGCATCGAACGTCTGAACAAGATCTTCATGCCCCTGCTGTTCCTCATGGTGTTGGTGTTCATCGGCTTCGGCATGACCCTGGAAGGCGCTTCCGAAGGTCTGCAGTGGCTGTTCAAACCCGACTTCGCCGCACTGGCCCAGCCCAAAGTCTGGACCGCCGCCGCCGGGCAGATCTTCTTCAGCCTGTCCATCGGTTTCGCCATCATGCTGGCCTATTCCAGCTACCTGCCGAAAGATTCCGACATCAGCAACAACGCCACCATGACCGTGTTCATTAACTGTGGCTTCTCCATGCTGGCCGGTGTCATGATCTTCTCCGTGCTCGGCTACATGGCCGCCCAGAAGGGCGTTCCCGTGAGCGAAGTTGTCAGCTCCGGCGTGGGTCTGGCCTTCATCACCCTGCCCACGGCCATCAACATGATGCCCATGCCGGTTCTGTTCGGCGTCCTGTTCTTCCTGGCCCTGACCATCGCGGGCCTGTCCTCCATGATTTCCATCGTGGAAGCCATTGTTTCCGCTGTCATGGACAAGCTGAACATGCCCCGCAAGCAGGCCTCCACCCTGATCTGTGGTCTGGGCTTCATCATCAGTGTTGTCTACACCACGGGCGGCGGCCTCTACCTGCTCGACATCGTGGACCACTTCATCAACAACTACGGCATCCTGGTGGGCGGTCTCATCGAGATTTGCTTCGTGGCCTGGTTCTGCAAGCTGGACATGATCCAGAAGCACATCAACGCCACTTCCGAGTTCGCTGTCGGCAATTTGTGGAAGCTTTGCATCATGGCTGTGGCGCCTTTCGGCCTGGCCGTGAACCTGGTCATCGCCCTGTATGAAGACCTCACGGTCCATTACTCCGGCTACGACTTCAGCGCCCTGCTCATGTTTGGCTGGCTGATGCTGGCGGCAGCGCTGGTGCTGGCCCTGGCCATGACCTGCAAGCAGTGCGCATTCAAAGAGTGCGTTTCCGCGAACAACGACTTCAGGAGGAAGTAACATGACCACCGGTGCAATCATCATGATGCTTTTCGGACTGGGCCTGACCTGGGGCGGAGCCGCCCTGTGCATTCGCCTGGCCATGGGCAATCGCGACGTTTAGTTGCGGCATAACGGAAATACGGGCCGGGCGCTTCAGGGCGTCCGGCCTTTTTCGCCCTGGCGTGCCCGTGAAAAGGGAAGAACTTGACGCGGGACGGGGCATAGCGTAGGGCTTCAACTCCGGCCTGCATCCAGGGCCGGAAGAGAAAGCAAAACATCCGGAGCCCTCAGAGGCCGGTTGTCATAGATTTACATACAAGGAGTTCATATGGCCAAAGAAGAAGGAATTCAGGTTCAGGGCACGGTGGAAGAAGCACTTCCCAATGCCATGTTCCGTGTCCAGCTCGAAAACGGGCACGAAGTGCTCGCACATATTTCCGGAAAAATGCGCAAGTTCCGCATCCGTGTCATGCCCGGCGACACCGTCACCGTGGAATTGTCCCCGTATGACCTGACCCGCGGCCGCATTACCTTCCGTCCTCGCTAACGGTTTTTCGCTAGCGAAGAAAAGGCCTGGATTTCCCATTGGGAAACCAGGCCTTTTTTGTTGGCTGTTGAAAAGCGGCTGTCTGCGGTCTCGCTGCGGGAAAAGCAGGTCCTCACGTATTGGGAATACGCTGCGGGCTGCTTTTCCCTGGCTCCTGGCATCCAATCACTTTTGAACAGCCAAAGTGCTGGCGCATATTGATAGTAACTAAAGAGAAAACGTGTCGGGAATATCCTTCAGCAGGGCTTCCAGGTTCTGGAAGAACCTGCCCACGTGCAGGCCGTCCACCAGGGCGTGGTGGGCCATGACGTGCACGGGCTGCATGGTGCGGCCCTCGCGGGTGGCGAACCGGCTCCAGCCCACGCGGGGCACGCAGTCGTCCGGACCCAGCACCGGGAACTGGATGGAGCTGGCCGTCATCCAGGGCAGGCAGGTCATATAGGTCAGGTTGTCGTGTTCCCCGTCCTTGTTCACCAGATCGGGCTGGCTGGAGGCCTGCTCGATGGCTGCGGTCGCGCTGGCCTCGAAGATCTTCCAGTTCTCGGAATATTCGATGTAGCAGAAGTTGAAGCGTTCCCCCTCGATGGGCACGGTGACGCCCGGATGGGTCACGGCGTGCTCCACCACGGAGTCGCCGTGAAAGCGCATGCGCAGTTCGGGCACGGCATTGACCGCCCGCATGAGGCAGAACATGGTGGCCGAGAAGACCGAGGTCCCCTGCGCCTTGATGCAGTCCAGCATGTCGGTGATGTCCACCTCGGCGGTCACCGTGAAGTGGGGGACGCCGTGGTTCCGGAACAGGTGAAAGTGGCTTTTGCGCGGCCACGAGTCCAGGTCGATGGTTTTCATTGCGGCTCCGTTGGTTTGGGGAGTCCTTTTATATAAGAAAAGGGGTGGCGGGACCACCCCTTTCGGCCTCGGATAACGCATCGATTGCCGTGTTGTCGCGGAGGGATACTACGCGTCGGGCACGCGTCTTCTCCTCGGCTTCTGATGCTATTCCGTCTTTTTGGCCGGTTTGTGGTCGAAGACCACCTTGACCACGCCGTGGTCCGAGGGGAGCATGTTCGGCACGTCCTCGGGATCGTGCCCGTGCGGGGCAAAGAGGTGGTCGTTGAAGACCAGCATCTCGTGGAAGGACCAGCGCCGCTTGTCCGAGTGGTCGTAGAACTGCTCGGAAAACAGGATGTGGTCCAAGGATTCCATCTGGTTCTTGAAGATGTGGGTGAAGTAGACGTCGCGCAGGCTGCGGTACTGCTGCATCATTGCTGCGGAATACAGGCCCGTGTCCGACTTCCTGCCCGCGGTGCTGGCCTCGAAGAGCCGGTAGGGAGGCTGCTCGGTGAGCAGGGTGGTGGTCGTGCTCAGGGTGGAGTCGTTCAGGTCGCCCATGACCACCACGGCCTGGTCCGTGTCCTTGAGCATCTTGTTCAGGTGGATGCGCAGGGCCGCCGCCTCGGAGGCGCGGCGGATGGTGGACAGGGCCGAGCCCAGGGCCTCGGTGTGCGGCTTGATCTCCGGGTGCTTGCGCGCCTCGCGGTAAAGGTCCGTGGGCCGCTTGGACTTGAGGTGGGCCACCACGACCTTGATCTGGGGGGCCTTTTTCGGGCTCAGGGCCTTGATGGTCGCGCAGAGCGGAGGCCGGGAATACTTCCGGATGTCCACGGATATCTCTTCCTCGGGCTCGTCGTCGTTGCTGCCCCGGTATTTCTTGAGCAGCAGTTCCTCGGGCAGTTCCAGCCATTCCGGGGTGTCCTTCAACATGCCCTTGCGCGCGGCAAGCCCCACCTGCACCTTGCCCGCCGGAGCCTTGCGGGCGACGATGTCGTAGTCCCGGAGCATGCCCGCCGCGTCAAAGGCCTCCTCCAGGGCCTGCGGGGACCAGAGCTCCTGGAAGCCGATAACGTCGACCTTGAGTTCCTTGAGGATGTGGGCGGTCCAGCGGATCTTGGCGTCGTATTCATCCCGGGTGTAGGGCCGGGAGGTGGTGTAGTAGACTTCTCCGGGCAACTGGAGGTTGCGCAGGTTGAAGGTGGCGAAGCTCAGTTTGGCCATGGCGTGCTCCTTGTGTTGGAAAAGGGATTTTGTACGCCTGTAGCATATATGTGTATCTATTTGAATAGATCCTGGACGATTTGCCGAGTTTGTCACCATGAAAAAAGCCCTGAAACTCGATGAAGAGCTTCAGGGCGATCTTGATTGTTAGCCGTTTCGTCGGCGGCGATTACGTCCAATCCAAAATCACTTTCCCGGACTTGCCCGACCGCATGACCTCGAAGGCCTCTTCATAGTCATCGATCTTGTAGTGGTGGGTAATGGCCGGGGTGATGTCCAGGCCGCTCTGGAGCATGCAGGCCATCTTGTACCAGGTCTCGAACATCTCGCGGCCGTAGATGCCCTTGATGAACAATCCCTTGAAGACCACCTTGTTCCAGTCGATGGCCGTTTCGCCCGGCAGGATGCCCAGCAGGGCGATCTTGCCGCCGTAGTTCATCTGGTCCAGCATGTCGCGGAAGGCCACCGGGCTGCCGGACATTTCCAGGCCCACATCGAATCCTTCCACCATGCCGAGTTCGGCCATGACGTCTTCCAGCTTTTCCTTGGTCACGTTCACCGCGCGGCTGGCGCCGAGCTGCTTGGCCAGGCCCAGGCGGTAGTCGTTGATGTCCGTGATGACGATGTGGCGCGCGCCCGCGTGGCGGCAGATGGCGGCGGCCATGGCCCCGATGGGGCCCGCCCCGGTGATGAGCACGTCCTCACCCACCAGGTCGAAGGACAGGGCCGTGTGCGCGGCGTTGCCCAGGGGGTCCAGCACCGAGGCCACATCGTCCGAAATGTTGTCCGGGATCTTGAAGACGTTCACGGCCGGGACGCAGAGATATTCGGCGAAGCAGCCGGGCCGGTTCACGCCCACGCCCACGGTGTTGCGGCACAGGTGGCGCTTGCCCGCGCGACAGTTGCGGCAGTGCCCGCAGGTGATGTGGCCTTCGGCGGAAACTCGGTCCCCGGGCTTGATGCCCCGGACCTCGCCGCCGATCTCCACCACCTCGCCCACGAACTCGTGGCCCACGACCATGGGCACCGGGATGGTCTGCTGGGCCCATTGGTCCCAATTGAAAATGTGGATATCCGTACCGCAGATGGCGGTCTTGGTGATACGGATCAGCGCGTCGTTGTGGCCGCAGGTGGGGAAGGGGACCTCCTCCATCCAGATGCCCTGCTCGGCCTTGCTTTTGACCAGCGCTTTCATGCTGTTCAACGGTTTCATGTGCACTCCTCTCTCTTGGAATTGTCCTTAATGCGTTGCGTGCAAAATTAGTGCGCCAATTTTGCTCAAAAAGCAAGTTTTATGTCTCAAATTTCATGAACAAGACAATAGCTAGGATTCAAATTGCGATATGCGTAAAATTAAAAGGTTTATTTTGCGCAAAGTGATCACTGTTCACTTTTCCATGCTTTTGATAGCATGCCTTGCGGCAAATGCCATGTATATCCTTGATCTTCGCGTGGAGGAGTTTTGGGCGGCGAACAGAAGGTGAAGATTCCCTGGCAGGTCATGCGCGACCTGGACATCACCCAGCAGGATCTGGGCCTGCCTGCGGTGCTGCC of Salidesulfovibrio onnuriiensis contains these proteins:
- a CDS encoding endonuclease/exonuclease/phosphatase family protein, with product MAKLSFATFNLRNLQLPGEVYYTTSRPYTRDEYDAKIRWTAHILKELKVDVIGFQELWSPQALEEAFDAAGMLRDYDIVARKAPAGKVQVGLAARKGMLKDTPEWLELPEELLLKKYRGSNDDEPEEEISVDIRKYSRPPLCATIKALSPKKAPQIKVVVAHLKSKRPTDLYREARKHPEIKPHTEALGSALSTIRRASEAAALRIHLNKMLKDTDQAVVVMGDLNDSTLSTTTTLLTEQPPYRLFEASTAGRKSDTGLYSAAMMQQYRSLRDVYFTHIFKNQMESLDHILFSEQFYDHSDKRRWSFHEMLVFNDHLFAPHGHDPEDVPNMLPSDHGVVKVVFDHKPAKKTE
- a CDS encoding sodium-dependent transporter; the protein is MQNRETWGSRAGFILAAVGSAIGLGNIWRFPYMAYENGGGAFLLPYFIAMLAAGIPFMILEFGLGHKFKGSAPKIFSTISSKMEWLGWFQVIVCFIIATYYVAVIGWSMQYFLLSFTQGWGATPSDFFFKDFLGLSSGPMNLGELQMPIFLAVVVAWGVAYFAIFTGIRGGIERLNKIFMPLLFLMVLVFIGFGMTLEGASEGLQWLFKPDFAALAQPKVWTAAAGQIFFSLSIGFAIMLAYSSYLPKDSDISNNATMTVFINCGFSMLAGVMIFSVLGYMAAQKGVPVSEVVSSGVGLAFITLPTAINMMPMPVLFGVLFFLALTIAGLSSMISIVEAIVSAVMDKLNMPRKQASTLICGLGFIISVVYTTGGGLYLLDIVDHFINNYGILVGGLIEICFVAWFCKLDMIQKHINATSEFAVGNLWKLCIMAVAPFGLAVNLVIALYEDLTVHYSGYDFSALLMFGWLMLAAALVLALAMTCKQCAFKECVSANNDFRRK
- a CDS encoding MetS family NSS transporter small subunit; protein product: MTTGAIIMMLFGLGLTWGGAALCIRLAMGNRDV
- a CDS encoding TrmO family methyltransferase domain-containing protein, with product MTSTNISLNPIGRVLSDGEFWNIHIDEAYRKGLDKMDQFSHFLVLWWASAHDNPDSRAMLHTPLPYAPGLEAGVFACRSEFRPNPIGVTVCQCLDLDMENGVIRVPYMDAFDGTPVLDLKPYFPVSERVREARVPQWVETWPQWYEEAYKLADMFAECGE
- a CDS encoding CatA-like O-acetyltransferase, which gives rise to MKTIDLDSWPRKSHFHLFRNHGVPHFTVTAEVDITDMLDCIKAQGTSVFSATMFCLMRAVNAVPELRMRFHGDSVVEHAVTHPGVTVPIEGERFNFCYIEYSENWKIFEASATAAIEQASSQPDLVNKDGEHDNLTYMTCLPWMTASSIQFPVLGPDDCVPRVGWSRFATREGRTMQPVHVMAHHALVDGLHVGRFFQNLEALLKDIPDTFSL
- a CDS encoding substrate-binding periplasmic protein; this translates as MSLKAIPAALCLCLLLTALPVRAEEYQLTTLEYPPYEFQHGLEVRGIAVEIVREAFRRMGHTVKITLLPWPRALERVREGEADGIFTAFRTRERLEFLDYCEEVLMPQTTSLFVRANSPIEFNGNLADLARYRFGMVRGVSYGEDFDKATSDGTLKNMDQSTTGQQNMSKLLAGRFDILVSNRYGAWDILRIMEKQTQVRELEPSIEDVPSYLAFSKVRNLKALACRFDETLRQMKQDGAYQQFIDEYFQKQ
- the tdh gene encoding L-threonine 3-dehydrogenase is translated as MKPLNSMKALVKSKAEQGIWMEEVPFPTCGHNDALIRITKTAICGTDIHIFNWDQWAQQTIPVPMVVGHEFVGEVVEIGGEVRGIKPGDRVSAEGHITCGHCRNCRAGKRHLCRNTVGVGVNRPGCFAEYLCVPAVNVFKIPDNISDDVASVLDPLGNAAHTALSFDLVGEDVLITGAGPIGAMAAAICRHAGARHIVITDINDYRLGLAKQLGASRAVNVTKEKLEDVMAELGMVEGFDVGLEMSGSPVAFRDMLDQMNYGGKIALLGILPGETAIDWNKVVFKGLFIKGIYGREMFETWYKMACMLQSGLDITPAITHHYKIDDYEEAFEVMRSGKSGKVILDWT
- the infA gene encoding translation initiation factor IF-1, encoding MAKEEGIQVQGTVEEALPNAMFRVQLENGHEVLAHISGKMRKFRIRVMPGDTVTVELSPYDLTRGRITFRPR